CATAAGAGAATAATTGAATACTCACACTAATTATCTGTATCAATCCTGTAATTCCTAACCCATAGATGTTGTTCACAGTAAAATCACCATCACATGAAAGCTGTAACAATGATGAATTATCAcaaaagacattaaaaataaatgctttacaTTTTGGAAATCTTGCTTGTAAGGCAAACAACACAAAAATCAAGAGAAAATCAAGGCCCCAAGCAGCAGTTATGACACCACTAACTGTGTAATGATTCATTATTGAATTATATCTGAGTGGCTTGCATATTGCAATGTAGCGATCAAATGACATGGCTGCCAGGTTAAAAAGTACACTACCTCCATATATATGAAGCAAAAAGGCCTGTAGGACACATGTGGGGTAATAGACCACATTTGTTTGAGCTACAATATCCACAAGCACCCTTGGAAGAGCACAAGTGATTCCAATTAGATCTGCCAGAGGAAGGCtgaacaaaatgtaaaacattggTTTATGAAGACTTTGCTGGGTAACAATCAATGCTAAAATTGTTACATTACAACATAcagcaaatatatatatcaaacatCCAACAAAGAATACAGAATACACAGCTTCTGGTGTGACATCAAACTTAGCAATTTGAAGGGTGAAACTAAATGTGTTGTTCCAATGTTGTAGCTCCATTCAGAATCTGTGGGAAAAATATCAGTTACTGATTTGTGTGCACATGTCCCTAGAATACACCATATCCacaattttcatcatttaaatCAGTCCAATTATTGTCATGGAATAGATATGTCTTTTATATTAGCCTTACCTTGTAAAGGATCTTCTAGTTGTTAATAGAATTGAATGACATGATGCATTTATATGCATCTGTGTCCGCCAAAGAACATGCAACTCACATGTCACCAGAGGATATCAGCATTGTTTACTGACAAGGTTAATAGTAGGACTTATGATACACAGCTTAAAGACCACACTGTAAAAACTGATGTCTGCCCTTAGCAAATATGACTTATTAAATCAAATAGATTTTATGTAAAACATTTAGCTTTGAACATTACTTAATTTAAAGCTTCAGTTAGATCAAGAAGACATTGCTGAGCACAATTCAAAGATGCATAGAATGATAAACACAAACCCATAAGCATACTGTTCTTACATAATGTTTACTGttgttaaataatatatatttcaaaGATGCATATTTGTATTAAAGGTGTAAATTGCTGAACATATGTTCAACTGAACAATGttataagacaaaaataaatgaagaagtattttaatattctttaatTGACTGTTATTTCTTCCTCTCGTTGTAATATATAACTATTTAATTAATAGCTCGGTATTCAAGAacttaaaattaataatattgatTAGCTTAAATTCTATAGtggattaaacaaaactttTATGGTGGAAATAGTTTACATTTATTAGTAAAACCtacttaaaatattttgttccaCCAATCAATAAATTTCAGCAAAAATGTTTGCTGGGATATTCAAATGTTTAAGCATCACCTACTAAAGGTTTTTAGTTAAAATTGCTCAAAATTCCATTTGAAAATTACTCAAAAAGGTGCTTCAAAATTGATGCAccctatttttaaataaatctagcATATTATTTTTTGAGTGCATTAGGTGGGTTTTGAGTATtctataaataatacaatacacTTATACGCTACTACTGTCATGATCAGAcccagagacagagacagagggataatCCAAACTGACGATTTTTTATTGTCAGAGCAGGAGAACAAAAAGTAGCACACACGgcacaaaaccaaaacagaactAATACTCGCCGCTGTCCTCCACGAGCGAGTGCTCTAAATAGACTCGCAGGAAATTGGGTGCAGGTGGTGTCAATTCAAAAGTCAGGTGATTGTGAGCGTGAGAACGTGGTTGAGGTAGGCAAGCCTGTGACAGTACCCCCCACGGGCGTCTCCAGACGTCCGAGAGCAACGGCGGGGCTGACCGTGGCCTCTGGGAGCAGGTCGATCGCGGGCTCtgtgggaggagagagagcagtgttAGTGAAATGTTTCAAAAGAGAGACATGGAAGGTGGGCGCGATCCGGTAGTGTGCCAGGAGAATGAGCTCGTAGGAGATGTCATTAATGTGCCTCTGGACTTCGAATGGTCCGACGTAGCGAGGACTGAGCTTCTTGCAGGGGAGTTTGAGGCGAAGATCTCGCGTTGATAGACAGACTCGATCGCCAGGACTGTAGCTCGGTGCCTCCCTGTGCCTAGTGTCAGCTTGTTCCTTTTGCCTGCGGATTGCGTGGCGCAGGTGGATGTGTGCTGAGGCCCAGCAAGGCTTCGACCACGGAGCTTGTCCATCTGAGGGACTTAGGTTGTCCACTTAACAGAGTAGTGAGGAAGGCAGTGTGCATGCTATAATTTTTTATGAAGCGACGGTAGAAATTCGCGAACCCCAAGAAACGCTGTAGCTCCTTAATGGTTTGCGGCTGCGGCCAGTCCTTCACCGCCACTACTTTAGACTGGTCCATCCGGATGCCTGCCAGAGAGATGACGTAACCCAAAAATGAAACTAGTCTGGTGGAACCCGCACTTCTCCAGTTTGAGAAAGAGGTGGTGATGGCGGAGGCACTCGAGTACTTGGCAGACGTGATGCACATGCTCCGACCGGTTGGGGGAGTAAATTAAAATATCATCAATATACACGATGACAAACCGGTGGAGCATGCCGCGGAAGATTTCGTTCATAAAGTCTTGGAACATGGCTGGTGCATGAGAGAGGACTTAGAGAAGACGCGAGCTCCACGTAGCTCTTCTAGGGGGGCTGGGATCAGAGGTAAGGGGTAGGCGAATTTCACCATCTGGGCGTTTAGACTCCGATAGTCTATACATGGTCGAAGGCTGCCATCCTTTTTTGCTACAAAGAAGAAACTGGACGCCGCCAGAGAGGTGGAGCGCCTCCGGCCTTACGTTCCGGGACCGACAGAGGGTAAATGTGCCCCTTGGGCATCTTGGCGTTGGGCAGAAGGTCGATAGCGCAATCCCAGGACCGATGTGGTGGAAGCTTAGAGGCTGCGGCTTTACTGAACACATCCCTATAATCTCTGTATTCGGCAGGCAGGTTTATCTCGGTGCATGTAGGCGGACTCTCGATGTTCGCCGACCCCAGGAGGATAGGTGTAGGTTGGGGTCGGGAGCACGCGGAGGCAAGAGCCGAAGCAGTAGTCGCTCCATTGCTCGATTTGCCCATTACTCCAGCGGATGGTGGGTTGATGGAGTGCGAGCCAAGGGCGTCCTAGGACAATGTCCACTCATGCTTCCTCCAACGCTAACAGGGAGAGCGTCTCCTCATGCATACAGCCGAGCCGCAGCTTGAGCTCCGGGGTTATCCACCACACCAGTCCACGACCCAGCGGTGTTCCCTGTATGGTGGTGATATGATAGCATGTCAGGCTCTTTAGTCATGGAATGTGGAAGCTGGAAAGGATACAGGAGGAGATGAAGTTTCCGGACGTGCCTGAGTCAAAGAGTATGCTGACGGGGAAAGCACAGGAGTCAACAATTAAGGTAGCTTCATGGTAGTGTTGATTTTGGAATATTGTGCTTAGATGGATGGTACTCACCACCGGGCGTGGAGGACGGACTGGGCAGGTGGGGATGGAGTGATCAGCTTCAGTACAGGCAGAGGCCCTGCTGGATACGGCGCTGATGTTCCTTCCCGGACAGGTGGTATTCGTCCATCTCCATGGATTCGGGAGCAGAGAAGTCTTCATGGGGTGAGGCATCGCGACTGGATCTGGTGTAGGAGGAGGCCCGGCTTGCGGCTGTCACTGATCAGGCTGACCTTCCATCTCACAGGTAGGCTCTCGTAGTACGTGTCTTTATTTTAGGGCGAGTATTCTGTCACGATCAGAcccagagacagagacagagggataatCCAAACTGATGATTTTTTATTGTCAGAGCAGGAGAACGAAAAGTAGCACACACGgcacaaaaccaaaacagaactAATACTCGCCGCTGTCCTCCACGAGCGAGTGCTCTAAATAGACTCGCAGGAAATTGGGTGCAGGTGGTGTCAATTCAAAAGTCAGGTGATTGTGAGCGTGAGAACGTGGTTGAGGTAGGTGAGCCAGCTacagaatcatcatcatcatcatcatcatcatcatcttttttgggTCATCATAATTTCCACATGTTTAATAGCTTCAGTAAAAGATCTGGAATGACTTATGTAAGAtgtctgtgtttgcatgtttgtgTCTGAGTCATGTTTTTTTAGCTTTCCATTTTCAACATCCAACATGATGTCTGTCTGAAAGTTAtggctttttcttttccttttctttttattaaatacatgcTTTAATTCCTCTGATTATATCCACTCTGTTTATTATAAAAGCAAATCATCAGCATGTTTTACCATAACTGTCTTCCATATTTGCAGCATCTAGCACTGGCATTATCACACATGCAATTATCCATTTCCATACAGATATACTGAGCTGTATTTaggtaaattaattaattctgttTTACTGCCTTCACAGACCCACTGATCATAGAAATGCTATTTGTGGCTGTAGACAGGCCTGCAGTGCACAATGCCCAAGCTTTAGAATAAACCCCCATTTGTGGGCAGGATATTTAGATGGAATGTTCCTGTAAGATCCTCATCAAGATACTGTACACCAGATAAAACAATTGATCCTCAAGTTGGTTTGTTTCACGTGGTGGAAACACTGCAAACATCAGTAAAAATTCACCACAGTAAATACTACCAAAGAGGGAGAATTCCCACTTGTTGTTCAGATTGATGCTGGGGTTCTCTGAAGTGAAAGGTTGCTGACTCTCTTTTCTGACCACTCAACTGAATCTGGTGCTCCATACTACAGTATTAATTGTTATGTTTAATATTGTGCCACCTCTCCTTGTCCAGACTCTGATGCCGGAAGAGCACTGGGGAAGTGGTGGTTTAGTAGTTAaagtgttgggctactgatcagaaggttatgactTCAAACCTAGGAACCAAgcagccactgctgggcaagTCCTGAGCAAGTAGCAAACTTGCTGAGTTGTACacatgagataaatgtaagtgactcttgataagagcgtctgccaaatataAATGTCTCTTCTAATGTGAGACACGTGAGCGACACACGAGTGCCACCAGCCCGCTGAGGAGGGGTGGCTGGAGCTGTTACAGTAGCTTTGCTGTAGAAAGCTGCATTTTTGGGTTTCGGGAACAGACCAATAAAAAAGGGTGAACATTTTTTACTTCTCTacaaagtacagtaaataaacaaatcaccATTAGTAAATGTTAAATTGTCTATTATATAACAATGATTCTATAATATTCAGATTTGGCTTCAAAGAGCACATTTTGACacatttattgttgtttattactGAATGAAGTACAAGTTGCAAAACATTTCTATACTGCCTGCTTACCTTACTTTTTAAAATGCTGGGGCTGGACAACCAGGCATGAAAATCCATCAAGATTTCTGGCACAAACAAAAAGGCTTACTCTATGGGTTGAATGGCCTGTACTTGTTGACTGACAGCAATAGGCATTTGCCTAAGAGTGGGAGATGGGATGTTTACACAGAAACTAGTTCTGGCTATGAATGGTTACAATGATGTCTCTGTTTGAAAGTTAAACATTTCTACAATTGTCTCCATGTGGGTGTCAATCATATAAGACTGAgctattaaaatttatacttcaGTTTGTTCAGCATAACCAAGGTAGATATCGCTATTCTCAAATGGGTATCGCTACTACTGTATGTTTGGCTATTTACTAAGAGGTGtgataattaatttgtttaaactgcatgaaaatgtataaatttaacAACTAGAAAGGATAAAAAAGTATGTTACTGTTTGCAATTTCtgttaaaaaatcaaaaacttAAGCACAAAGTAGACATTTACAAGTGCATTCACTTTTATATTagacataaaaatataatataaaatatttgcttttattttctagTTAATTCCTGcaaaatggtttatttattatattcttttatctgtttacttatcatatataatatgatgtatacacactaaacacacaaatacacacacatatacatgagTGATTTCTATTAAAGAATACATTGGTTCATGAAATAGTGTCTAATGTGTCTCTTTTAAGTACACATAACCTTTCGTTTTCTCAATATAACAATGAATGCTTTTCTAACATCTCTTATTTTTATCCCATATAAAATTGGATTAACAACTGGAAGGAATGTGAAAATCAACATACCAAATATCTTTCGTGCATTGGGGTTTACATACTCAAAACGATATGAAAGTATTGCAGTAGTACAAACTATTTCATACATAATAAAGGAAATTAACTGTGCTAAACATGTGTTTAAAGCTTTAAATCTAGCCtcattttgtgtgtgagaaataCAGGCCTTAAGGATTTGTACATAAGAGAATAACTGAATGGCCATACTAATGCCTTGCATAAAACCTGTAATTCCTAACCCATAGATATTGTTCACAGTAAGATCACCATCACATGAAAGCTGAAGCAAGGATGCATTATCACAGTAGACATTAACAATAAATGTCTTACATTTTGGAAATCTTGCCTGTAGGGCAAACAACACAAGAATCAAGAGAAAATCAAGGCCCCAAGCAACAGTTATGACACCACAAACTGTGTAACGATTCATTATTGAATTATATCTGAGTGGCTTGCATATTGCAATGTAGCGATCAAATGACATGGCTGCCAGGATAAAAAGGACACTACCTCCATACATATGAAGCAAAAAGGCCTGTAAGACACATGTGGGGTAATAAACCACATTTGTTTGAGCTACAATATCCACAAGCACTCTTGGAAGAGCACAAGTTATTCCTATTATATCTGCCAGAGGAAGGCTGAACAATATGTAAAACATTGGTTTGTGAAGACTTTGCTGGGTAACAATCAGTGCTAAAATTGTTACATTACAGCATAcagcaaaaatatatatcaaacaTCCAGCAAAGAATACAGAATAAATAGCTTCTGGTGTGACATCAAACTTAGCAATTTGAAGGGTGAAACTAAATGTGTTGTTCCAAGGTTGTAGCTCCATTCAgaatctgtggaaaaaaatatcagtTACTAATTTGTGTGCACATGTCCCTAGAATACACCATATCCacaattttcatcatttaaatCAGTCCAATTACTGTCATGGAATAGATATGTCTTTTATATTAGCCTTACCTTGTAAAGGATCTTCTAGTTGTTAATAGAATTGAATGgcatgacatgacatgataCATTTATATGCATCTCTGTTCTCCAAAGAACACACAACTCAAACGTCACCAGATGATATCAGCAATGTTTACTGAACAGGATAATAATAGGACTTATTATCCATGTTAGCTTAAAGTCTGTTAGGTGGatttttgtattatataaataatacagtaaagttaaacgctgccacaaaatcatcatca
The window above is part of the Hemibagrus wyckioides isolate EC202008001 linkage group LG17, SWU_Hwy_1.0, whole genome shotgun sequence genome. Proteins encoded here:
- the LOC131368292 gene encoding olfactory receptor 52N2-like produces the protein MELQHWNNTFSFTLQIAKFDVTPEAVYSVFFVGCLIYIFAVCCNVTILALIVTQQSLHKPMFYILFSLPLADLIGITCALPRVLVDIVAQTNVVYYPTCVLQAFLLHIYGGSVLFNLAAMSFDRYIAICKPLRYNSIMNHYTVSGVITAAWGLDFLLIFVLFALQARFPKCKAFIFNVFCDNSSLLQLSCDGDFTVNNIYGLGITGLIQIISVSIQLFSYVQILKACIPHTQTDARIKAVNTCLAQLISFIMFEIVSTTAILSYRFQNVHPNTRKIFGMLTFTFLPIVNPIVYGAKTKDIRKAFFVVLKKRKVMFT
- the LOC131368293 gene encoding putative gustatory receptor clone PTE03; this encodes MELQPWNNTFSFTLQIAKFDVTPEAIYSVFFAGCLIYIFAVCCNVTILALIVTQQSLHKPMFYILFSLPLADIIGITCALPRVLVDIVAQTNVVYYPTCVLQAFLLHMYGGSVLFILAAMSFDRYIAICKPLRYNSIMNRYTVCGVITVAWGLDFLLILVLFALQARFPKCKTFIVNVYCDNASLLQLSCDGDLTVNNIYGLGITGFMQGISMAIQLFSYVQILKACISHTQNEARFKALNTCLAQLISFIMYEIVCTTAILSYRFEYVNPNARKIFGMLIFTFLPVVNPILYGIKIRDVRKAFIVILRKRKVMCT